One segment of Spirosoma oryzicola DNA contains the following:
- a CDS encoding TetR/AcrR family transcriptional regulator — MKKGVVQQELLTTEDKIKNAAREVFLEKGFEKATTREIAERLGMNRALMNYYFRTKEKLFDAIFEELLQQFLASMHAVLTNEQNLRDKIKALIDYEFTAFSEQPQLVALIVGEINRNPVRYQESVRRAIVQPMVLFDQQLQECIRQQKIRPINAEQLLDIIGSITSAYFINKPVRMHVWQMTESDFSASAQALKQAAIDIILNGLFLE; from the coding sequence ATGAAAAAAGGAGTGGTACAGCAGGAACTTCTTACTACAGAAGATAAAATCAAGAACGCAGCGCGGGAAGTTTTTTTAGAGAAGGGCTTTGAGAAAGCCACTACCCGCGAAATTGCCGAGCGATTAGGGATGAACCGAGCCCTGATGAATTATTATTTCCGGACAAAAGAGAAGTTATTCGATGCCATTTTTGAGGAATTGCTTCAACAATTCTTGGCCAGCATGCATGCTGTACTAACAAACGAGCAGAATCTGCGTGATAAAATTAAAGCCCTTATTGATTACGAATTTACTGCCTTTTCGGAGCAGCCTCAACTGGTCGCTCTAATCGTTGGTGAAATCAACCGAAACCCGGTTCGTTATCAAGAGTCTGTTAGACGAGCTATTGTCCAGCCTATGGTTTTGTTTGATCAGCAACTTCAGGAGTGTATACGCCAACAAAAAATCAGACCCATTAACGCGGAACAGTTACTGGATATTATAGGCAGCATCACTAGTGCCTATTTTATTAACAAGCCTGTGCGCATGCACGTCTGGCAGATGACAGAATCCGATTTTTCCGCCAGTGCGCAGGCACTCAAACAGGCCGCCATCGATATTATTTTAAATGGATTATTCCTAGAATAA
- a CDS encoding TolC family protein, which translates to MRLFYSKRVVQWQFLFLLVSYQAQAQDESTLDELIKKALIQNLAVLSEQTGVQTTQAQIDQVKARALPQVNFAGDYRYYIKVPAQVLPLSAFGGPEGSYTAAAFSLPFNLSSTLQVNQQLFNPALRIGLRLAKAAQGITDLQIVRSKEEVTYNVSAAYYNAQTAAQQILFLRDNMARLEESIRVLTLQYENKLVQGIDVDRLRLNRTSLETQIESLQSDYNRILNLLKFLTGIPQTEPLRVRTQIDSTQRGGDYDASLVINRSDLLLLQRQQEINELNIRNTKAGFLPTLSAYGVANNTVFAITKGNDYSTAIPGYWIGLQLNWSVFDGNLRKAQIAQYRSEGQRINLQQKQLNESIAMDIATATNQIAVQQRNLQTTQSQVGLAKKVYTQTQLQLKEGVADLTQLIQAENALRESQNNYLTALVRLRTAELDLNKATGNLLKNY; encoded by the coding sequence ATGAGACTATTCTACAGTAAGCGAGTTGTTCAGTGGCAGTTTCTATTTTTATTGGTTAGTTACCAAGCGCAGGCTCAGGACGAGTCTACACTCGACGAGCTAATCAAAAAGGCACTAATCCAGAACTTAGCCGTTCTGTCTGAACAGACGGGTGTTCAAACTACCCAAGCCCAAATTGACCAAGTCAAAGCACGCGCCCTGCCCCAGGTCAATTTTGCTGGTGATTATCGCTACTACATCAAAGTTCCGGCGCAAGTCCTCCCTCTGTCGGCTTTCGGTGGTCCAGAAGGAAGCTATACGGCGGCCGCATTTAGTTTACCGTTTAATCTGTCTTCAACCTTACAAGTCAACCAGCAACTTTTTAACCCTGCCCTACGAATCGGACTACGGCTGGCCAAAGCCGCCCAGGGCATCACTGATCTACAAATCGTACGGAGTAAAGAAGAGGTTACATATAACGTTTCCGCTGCTTATTACAACGCCCAGACAGCCGCTCAGCAAATCCTGTTCTTGCGTGACAACATGGCGCGGCTGGAGGAGTCGATTCGCGTATTGACATTACAGTATGAAAATAAGCTCGTGCAGGGTATTGATGTGGATCGGCTGCGACTGAACCGAACCTCGCTGGAAACGCAGATTGAATCGCTTCAGTCCGATTACAACCGGATACTAAACCTGCTGAAATTTCTCACAGGAATTCCCCAGACTGAACCCCTCCGGGTGCGCACTCAAATCGATTCAACCCAGCGGGGTGGGGATTACGATGCGTCCTTGGTCATCAATCGGTCCGATTTATTGCTTCTGCAACGCCAGCAGGAAATCAACGAGCTGAATATACGGAACACAAAGGCCGGTTTCCTACCGACGCTGTCCGCTTACGGGGTTGCCAATAATACCGTTTTTGCCATTACCAAAGGAAACGACTATTCAACCGCCATTCCTGGCTACTGGATTGGGCTTCAACTCAACTGGAGCGTTTTTGATGGCAATTTACGCAAGGCCCAGATAGCCCAGTATCGATCTGAGGGTCAGCGAATTAATCTACAACAGAAACAACTCAACGAGTCGATTGCTATGGACATAGCGACGGCCACCAATCAGATTGCCGTTCAACAGCGAAATTTACAAACCACCCAATCGCAGGTCGGTCTAGCCAAAAAAGTATACACCCAGACCCAACTTCAACTGAAAGAAGGGGTAGCTGACTTAACCCAGCTTATCCAGGCTGAAAATGCGCTTCGGGAGTCTCAGAATAATTACCTGACGGCCCTAGTCAGATTGCGCACGGCGGAGCTGGATTTAAACAAGGCTACGGGCAACCTCCTGAAGAATTACTAA